A stretch of the Zonotrichia albicollis isolate bZonAlb1 chromosome 31, bZonAlb1.hap1, whole genome shotgun sequence genome encodes the following:
- the LOC141725800 gene encoding uncharacterized protein LOC141725800 isoform X2, translating into MEPLELSPALLQPQDSAVAILGELLDTLPRENETLPESPGCLYLHVVKFTRELRATLYRNDDTWLRYNVAVDGDDPVTCLSRALAAYRTTPGTIWMCVTRAAIKWMWLLSELVYSWAELAKKATKLCDTCKDLATKVTDRATTATARARELQDAAARYGTALEQWVELAQALGREEGAEVVAGHGAQVREQAWVAASEAARATMVRQRVEASLGLLERLVAACDEATAFPRELQRRVGEIEVALKGTNMGYFDIPEDLVAKVAEAERLWEANARLAMRQLLGTLPNFLYFYFTGGPTGPSGCGVAERCQRAIEDIPRLLQPPAHPQSLPTVSPVSMELQELSPALLQPQVTVVAVLGELLATLPRLDEEMLLLKSVVRLYRDLEDFTRNLWVTLYCIEGTWWRCNVTSDDDGPDTSLSQALVDYKSIPGTKWDHVTMAARKWHRSAYVLVDRWAQLAWATTKLPYTCRNWATKAAVRAATAIARARELQAKAARYGTAQENMVELGLALGREEGAQVVAGREALVRREARVADSEATRATMVRERLEVALGLLERLVAACDEATVFPRELQWQLRDIEAALKGRNEGSCDIPEDLVAKVAEAEQLWEANTRLAKDHLLGTLQDMVSFYFNGDPASPSACGVAERCQRAIEDIPRLFRPPECPPCVPGVSPVSVESQELSPALLQPQVTVVAILGKLLATLPRRDKMKLMSAVDLYWDLVNFTKDLRVTLYCTDDTWWCCNVTSDGDDPVTSLSQILTTYKSTPGIPQNRVTVAARKWQGLVATLVNSWARLARAATKLHNTCIEAAAEAVDRVTQARELQDEAARYGIAQEDMAELGQALGGEEGAEEEHSYKAQVRIEAWVAASEATSATMVRERVWASLGLLERLVAACDEATAFPRELQRLLRDTEAALEGTNEVFPDVPEDLVAKVAVAERLWEANACLVKDHLVGTVDDIIKFFFPDGRTSPSGCGVAEQCQRAIEDIPKLLRPMECPQSVPKVSPLSPALLRPQVTVVAILGELLDIVPRWDEEMMMLLKSPMCLYSELLGFTEEFSCTPYGIDEAWYHRNGKSVEETPTSLSRALAAYKSTPWTTWFHVRMVAKKWQESVDWHVKNWAKMSRKATKLRNACRVTVTELTDKVATNTARARELQDEAARDGTAQENMVELGQALGGEERAEVVAGHEALVGREARVTASLATRASRRRQRLEASLGLLERLVAACDEATKFPRELQRRVWEIEVALKGTNEGSPDVPEDLVAKVAEAERLWEANARLAKDHLVGPLQDIIGFYFTCGPTRICRVAERCQRAIEDIPRLLQVPERPQSEPKMPPVSMELQELSPALLQPQVTVVATLGELLATLPRRDKEMLLPVSTVSLCWDLVDFTESLWITLYCTKGTWWSRNVTHDDGDPLTSLSGVLAAYDSTRWTRWDHVTMAAGKWQRSVSVLVNSWTKLARNATKLRNTCREAAADAAKRADTATAQARELQAKAAHDGTAQENMVELGQALGREEGAEVVVGHGAQVSREAMVAASEATRATMVRQRLEAALGLLERLAAACDEATAFPRELQSRVGDIKSALKWANMGYFDIPEDLVAKVAVAERLWEANARLAKDHLVGAVPDAIKLFFSGGPASPSACEVTERCQRATEDIPRLLRTPESPQSIPEVSPVSMELQEVRRLSSPQLSPALLQSQVTMVAILGELLDTVARRDDTLPWHAVTLLQEFTTQLEATLECIDDTWWCRDVTSSDDDPSTSLSQALAAYKSTPGTARNRVTMAASKWQRSVSVLMNSWDRLTRKATELRNICREVATQVLANEATSATMVRQRVEAALELVQRLVAAFDEATAFPQELQRLLRDTKTSLEGTNEASPEVPEDLVAKVAVAERLWEANARLATRHLLGTLPNFMMFYLTGAPTSPSASEVAERCQRATEDIPRLLRPLECPQSVPNVFLLSMDPQELSPALLQPQVTVVAILGKLLDTLPRLHEETVYEEMVHEETLPSFTENLYWDLERFTRNLRAALYSVDDTWWHNIVTSDDDDPVTSLSQALTAYESTPGTAWDNVRMAASKWHRSVSVLVDNWAQLSKTASELRHDCRDLVPKAAGNVDRATTKARRLRDKAARYGTAQENMGELGQALGREERAEVVAGHEARVRREAREAASKATRATMVRQRLEASLGLLEHLVAACEKATTFPRELQRRVGDIQATLKGTNEASPNVPEDLVAKVAEAERLWEANARLAKDHLLGTLQDIKFYFTIGPEPHNACGVAERCQRAIEDIPRLLRSPECPQSIPEMSPESMELQEALPALLQPQVTVVAILGELVGTLPRLDEMNVLMSRRCLYGDLEYFKKELRVTLYRSHDTWWRHKITSDDDGPVTSLSQALATYKSTPGTTWDDVTMAASKWRWSVSNLVDRWAPLARRATKLPSACRDLATKVANRAAMARARELQGKAARDGTAQENMVELGQALGREEGAEVVAGHGAQVRREGRVAASLATRATMVRERLEAALGLLERLVAACDEATAFPRELQRRVGDIEAALEGTNEASPDVPEDLVAKVAVAEWLWEANAHLVKDHLFGTLQDIKFYCYGGPASPSGCGVAERCQRAIEDIPRLLRPPECPQSIRDVSPVSMELQEVSPPQLLEALVSVVATLGKVTATVTGPRRGMRRCVPPKLLHAALRIFTWSLRKALEHRRGTSMGEPGVPSLGQALATLGATSGATWADVRAAGSAWRELVSVCEERWKQLVEEITKLRDACEDAALAWARDQQDKSTRRGTAGDNLAATAQQLMVALEGDEEASVGPTRDAQVAMDTSEAMGEAVVATRQARATTRKKHWAEVALEPLQRLVTTCDKATEFISYMECQLRDIEAALEGKQEASSDVPEDLVAAVAKFEQLWEASARLFKHHLLGTLGNIHDLLLSPYGGRGGHNGPGSRAVAERCQKAIEDIPRLLQDSDVTATRSSWQ; encoded by the exons atgGAGCCCCTCGAG ctgtccccggccctgctgcagccacaggacagTGCTGTGGCCATCCTGGGCGAGCTGCTGGACACCCTGCCCAGGGAGAACGAAACACTGCCCGAGTCCCCAGGGTGCCTGTACCTGCACGTGGTGAAATTCACCAGGGAGCTCCGGGCCACCCTGTACCGCAATGATGACACCTGGCTGCGCTACAATGTGGCCGTGGATGGTGATGACCCTGTCACCTGCCTGAGCCGGGCCCTGGCTGCCTACAGGACCACCCCAGGGACCATCTGGATGTGTGTGACACGGGCGGCCATCAAGTGGATGTGGTTGCTGTCTGAGCTTGTGTACAGCTGGGCCGAGCTGGCCAAGAAAGCCACCAAGCTCTGTGACACCTGCAAGGATTTGGCCACCAAGGTGACTGACAGGGCCACCACCGCCACCGCCcgggccagggagctgcaggacgcAGCTGCCCGTTATGGGACAGCTCTGGAACAATGGGTGGAGctggctcaggccctgggcagggaggagggggccGAGGTGGTGGCCGGGCATGGAGCCCAGGTGAGGGAACAGGCCTGGGTGGCTGCCAGCGAGGCAGCAAGGGCCACCATGGTGAGACAGCGGGTGGAggcgtccctggggctgctggagcgctTGGTGGCCGCGTGTGATGAAGCCACCGCGTTTCCCCGGGAGCTGCAGCGCAGGGTTGGGGAAATCGAGGTGGCCCTGAAGGGGACAAATATGGGATACTTTGATATCCCCGAGGACTTGGTGGCCAAGGTGGCTGAGGCTGAGCGGCTGTGGGAGGCCAACGCTCGCCTGGCCATGCGTCAGCTGCTGGGGACACTTCCAAACTTCCTCTACTTCTATTTCACTGGTGGTCCCACTGGCCCCAGTGGCTGCGGGGTGGCCGAGCGGTGCCAAAGAGCCATTGAGGACATCCCAAGGCTCCTTCAACCCCCAGCGCATCCCCAGAGcctccccacggtgtccccagtGAGCATGGAGCTCCAAGAG ctgtccccagccctgctgcagccacaggtcacCGTGGTGGCCGTCTTGGGTGAACTGCtggccaccctgcccaggctggacgAGGAGATGCTGTTGCTCAAGTCTGTAGTGAGACTGTACCGGGACTTGGAGGACTTCACCAGGAACCTCTGGGTCACCCTGTACTGCATTGAGGGCACCTGGTGGCGCTGCAATGTCACCTCTGATGATGATGGCCCTGACACGTCCCTGAGCCAGGCCCTGGTGGACTACAAGAGCATCCCAGGGACCAAATGGGACCATGTGACAATGGCAGCCAGGAAGTGGCACAGGTCGGCGTACGTGCTCGTGGACAGGTGggcccagctggcctgggccaCCACCAAGCTCCCCTACACTTGCAGGAATTGGGCCACCAAGGCGGCCGTCAGGGCGGCCACTGCCATCGCCcgggccagggagctgcaggccaAAGCTGCCCGTTAtgggacagctcaggaaaaCATGGTGGAGCTGGGtctggccctgggcagggaggagggggccCAGGTGGTGGCTGGGCGTGAAGCCCTGGTGAGGAGAGAGGCCAGGGTGGCTGACAGTGAGGCAACAAGGGCCACCATGGTGAGAGAGCGGCTTGaggtggccctggggctgctggagcgctTGGTGGCCGCGTGTGATGAAGCCACCGTGTTCCCCCGGGAGCTGCAGtggcagctcagggacatcgaGGCCGCCCTGAAGGGGAGAAATGAGGGGTCCTGTGATATCCCTGAGGACTTGGTGGCCAAGGTGGCCGAGGCcgagcagctgtgggaggccaACACCCGCCTGGCCAAGGATCACCTGCTGGGGACACTTCAGGACATGGTCAGCTTCTATTTCAATGGTGatcctgccagccccagtgcctgTGGGGTGGCCGAGCGGTGCCAAAGAGCCATCGAGGACATCCCAAGGCTCTTTCGACCCCCGGAGTGTCCCCCATGTGTCCCCGGGGTGTCCCCAGTGAGCGTGGAGTCCCAAGAG ctgtccccagccctgctgcagccacaggtcacCGTGGTGGCCATCCTGGGcaagctgctggccaccctgCCCAGGAGGGACAAGATGAAGCTCATGTCCGCAGTGGACCTGTACTGGGACCTTGTGAACTTCACCAAGGACCTTCGGGTCACCCTGTACTGCACTGATGACACCTGGTGGTGCTGCAATGTCACCTCCGATGGTGATGATCCAGTCACCTCCCTGAGCCAGATCCTGACCACCTACAAGAGCACCCCTGGGATCCCCCAGAACCGTGTGACAGTGGCAGCCAGAAAGTGGCAGGGGTTGGTGGCCACGCTCGTGAACAGCTGGGCCCggctggccagggcagccaccaaGCTCCACAACACCTGCATAGAGGCGGCTGCTGAGGCGGTTGACAGGGTCACCcaggccagggagctgcaggacgaGGCTGCCCGTTATGGGATAGCTCAGGAAGACATGGCTGAGCTGGGTCAGGCCCTGGGTGGGGAGGAGGGGGCCGAGGAGGAGCACAGCTATAAAGCCCAGGTGAGGATAGAGGCCTGGGTGGCTGCCAGCGAGGCAACAAGCGCCACCATGGTGAGAGAGCGGGTGTGggcgtccctggggctgctggagcgctTGGTGGCCGCGTGTGACGAAGCCACCGCGTTCCCACGGGAGCTGCAGCGCCtgctcagggacacagaggctgccctggaggggaCAAATGAGGTGTTCCCGGACGTCCCTGAGGACTTGGTGGCCAAGGTGGCCGTGGCCGAGCGGCTGTGGGAGGCCAATGCCTGCCTGGTCAAGGATCACCTGGTGGGGACAGTTGATGACATCATCAAGTTCTTTTTCCCTGATGGTCGCACCAGCCCCAGTGGCTGTGGGGTGGCCGAGCAGTGCCAAAGAGCCATTGAGGACATCCCAAAGCTCCTTCGACCCATGGAGTGTCCCCAGAgcgtccccaaggtgtcccca ctgtcccctgccctgctgcggCCACAGGTCACTGTGGTGGCCATCCTGGGTGAGCTGCTGGACATCGTGCCCAGGTGGGATGAGGAGATGATGATGCTGCTCAAGTCCCCAATGTGCCTGTACAGTGAACTGCTGGGCTTCACCGAGGAGTTCAGCTGCACCCCCTATGGCATTGATGAGGCCTGGTACCACCGCAATGGCAAATCTGTGGAGGAAACTCCCACGTCCCTGAGCCGGGCCCTGGCCGCCTACAAGAGCACCCCATGGACCACCTGGTTCCATGTGAGAATGGTGGCAAAGAAGTGGCAGGAGTCGGTGGATTGGCATGTTAAAAACTGGGCCAAGATGTCCAGGAAGGCCACCAAGCTCCGCAATGCCTGCAGGGTGACGGTCACTGAGCTGACTGACAAGGTGGCCACCAACACCGCCcgggccagggagctgcaggacgaGGCTGCCCGTGAtgggacagctcaggaaaaCATGGTGGAGCTGGGTCAGGCCCTGGGCGGGGAGGAGAGGGCCGAGGTGGTGGCCGGGCATGAAGCCTTGGTCGGGAGAGAGGCCAGGGTGACTGCCAGCCTGGCCACTAGGGCAAGCAGGAGGAGACAGCGGCTGGAggcgtccctggggctgctggagcgctTGGTGGCCGCATGTGACGAAGCCACCAAGTTCCCCCGGGAGCTGCAGCGTAGGGTTTGGGAAATCGAGGTGGCCCTGAAGGGGACAAATGAGGGGTCCCCCGATGTCCCCGAGGACTTGGTGGCCAAGGTGGCCGAGGCCGAGCGGCTGTGGGAGGCCAATGCCCGCCTGGCCAAGGATCACCTGGTGGGGCCACTTCAGGACATCATTGGCTTCTATTTCACGTGTGGTCCCACCAGAATCTGTCGGGTGGCCGAGCGGTGCCAAAGAGCAATTGAGGACATCCCAAGGCTCCTTCAAGTCCCAGAGCGTCCCCAGAGCGAACCCAAGATGCCCCCAGTGAGCATGGAGCTCCAAGAG ctgtccccggccctgctgcagccacaggtcacCGTGGTGGCCACCTTGGGTGAGCTGCtggccaccctgcccaggcGGGACAAGGAGATGCTGCTGCCCGTGTCAACAGTGAGCCTGTGCTGGGACCTGGTGGACTTCACTGAGAGCCTCTGGATCACCCTGTACTGCACCAAGGGCACCTGGTGGAGCCGCAATGTGACCCACGATGATGGTGACCCTCTCACGTCACTGAGCGGGGTCTTGGCTGCCTATGACAGCACCAGATGGACCAGATGGGACCATGTGACAATGGCAGCTGGGAAGTGGCAGCGGTCGGTGTCTGTGCTTGTGAACAGCTGGACCAAGCTGGCCAGGAACGCCACCAAGCTCCGCAACACCTGCAGGGAGGCGGCTGCTGACGCGGCCAAAAGGGCAGACACTGCCACCGCCcaggccagggagctgcaggccaAGGCTGCCCATGAtgggacagctcaggaaaacatggtggagctgggtcaggctctgggcagggaggagggggccGAGGTGGTGGTCGGGCATGGAGCCCAGGTGAGCAGAGAGGCCATGGTGGCTGCCAGCGAGGCAACAAGGGCCACCATGGTGAGACAGCGGTTGGAGgcggccctggggctgctggagcgctTGGCGGCCGCGTGTGACGAAGCCACCGCGTTCCCCcgggagctgcagagcagggttggGGACATCAAGTCTGCCCTGAAGTGGGCGAATATGGGATACTTTGATATCCCTGAGGACTTGGTGGCCAAGGTGGCCGTGGCCGAGCGGCTGTGGGAGGCCAACGCCCGCCTGGCCAAGGATCACCTGGTGGGGGCAGTTCCAGACGCCATCAAGCTGTTCTTCAGTGGTGGTCCCGCCAGCCCCAGTGCCTGTGAGGTGACCGAGCGGTGCCAAAGAGCCACCGAGGACATCCCAAGGCTCCTTCGAACCCCAGAGAgcccccagagcatccctgaggtgtccccagtgaGCATGGAGCTCCAAGAGGTGCGACGG ctgtcctctccccagctgtccccggcCCTGCTGCAGTCACAGGTCACCATGGTGGCCATCCTGGGTGAACTGCTGGACACCGTGGCCAGGCGGGATGACACGCTTCCCTGGCATGCAGTGACCCTGCTACAGGAATTCACCACACAGCTCGAGGCCACCCTGGAATGCATTGATGACACCTGGTGGTGCCGCGATGTCACCTCCAGTGATGATGACCCTTCCACCTCCCTGAGCCAGGCCCTGGCTGCCTACAAGAGCACTCCAGGGACCGCACGGAACCGTGTGACAATGGCAGCCAGCAAGTGGCAGCGGTCTGTGTCTGTGCTTATGaacagctgggacaggctgaCAAGGAAGGCCACTGAGCTCCGCAACATCTGCAGGGAGGTGGCCACCCAGGTGCTTGCCAACGAGGCAACAAGTGCCACCATGGTGAGACAGCGGGTGGAGGCGGCCCTGGAGCTGGTGCAGCGCTTGGTGGCCGCGTTTGACGAAGCCACCGCGttcccccaggagctgcagcgcCTGCTCAGGGACACCAAGACCAGCCTGGAGGGGACAAATGAAGCATCCCCCGAAGTCCCCGAGGATTTGGTGGCCAAGGTGGCCGTAGCTGAGCGGCTGTGGGAGGCCAACGCCCGCCTGGCCACACGTCACCTGCTGGGAACACTTCCAAACTTCATGATGTTCTATTTGACTGGTGCTCCCACAAGCCCCAGTGCCAGTGAGGTGGCTGAGCGATGCCAAAGAGCCACCGAGGACATCCCAAGGCTCCTTCGACCCCTGGAGTGTCCCCAGAGCGTTCCCAACGTGTTCCTATTGAGCATGGACCCCCAAGAG ctctccccagccctgctgcagccacaggtcacCGTGGTGGCCATCCTGGGCAAGCTGCTAGACACCCTGCCCAGACTGCACGAGGAGACGGTGTACGAGGAGATGGTGCATGAGGAGACACTGCCCAGCTTCACAGAGAACCTGTACTGGGACCTGGAGCGCTTCACCAGGAACCTCCGAGCTGCTCTGTACTCCGTTGATGACACCTGGTGGCACAACATTGTCACCTCCGATGATGATGACCCTGTCACCTCCCTGAGCCAGGCCCTGACTGCCTACGAGAGCACCCCAGGGACCGCCTGGGACAATGTGAGAATGGCAGCCAGCAAGTGGCACCGGTCGGTGTCTGTGCTTGTGGACAACTGGGCCCAGCTGTCCAAGACAGCCAGCGAGCTCCGTCACGACTGCAGGGATTTGGTCCCCAAGGCAGCTGGCAATGTGGACAGAGCCACTACCAAAGCAAGGAGGCTGAGGGACAAGGCTGCTCGTTAtgggacagctcaggaaaacatgggggagctgggtcaggccctgggcagggaggagagggcTGAGGTGGTGGCCGGGCATGAAGCCCGGGTGAGGAGAGAGGCCAGGGAGGCTGCCAGCAAGGCAACAAGGGCCACCATGGTGAGACAGCGGCTGGAggcatccctggggctgctggagcactTGGTGGCCGCGTGTGAGAAAGCCACCACGTTCCCACGGGAGCTGCAGCGCAGGGTTGGGGACATCCAGGCCACCCTTAAGGGGACAAATGAGGcgtcccccaatgtccctgagGACTTGGTGGCCAAGGTGGCCGAGGCCGAGCGGCTGTGGGAGGCCAACGCCCGCCTGGCCAAGGATCACCTGCTGGGGACACTTCAAGACATCAAGTTCTATTTCACTATTGGTCCCGAACCCCACAATGCCTGCGGGGTGGCCGAGCGATGCCAAAGAGCCATCGAGGACATCCCAAGGCTCCTTCGATCCCCGGAGTGTCCCCAGAGCATCCCCGAGATGTCCCCTGAGAGCATGGAGCTCCAAGAG gcgTTGccggccctgctgcagccacaggtcacCGTGGTGGCCATCCTGGGCGAGCTGGTGGgcaccctgcccaggctggatGAGATGAATGTGCTCATGTCCCGACGGTGCCTGTACGGGGACCTGGAATACTTCAAGAAGGAGCTCCGGGTCACCCTGTACCGCAGTCATGACACCTGGTGGCGCCACAAAATCACCTCTGATGATGATGGCCCTGTCACCTCCCTGAGCCAGGCCCTGGCCACCTACAAGAGCACCCCAGGGACCACCTGGGACGATGTGACAATGGCAGCCAGCAAGTGGCGGTGGTCAGTGTCTAATCTTGTGGACAGGTGGGCCCCGCTGGCCAGGAGGGCCACCAAGCTCCCCAGTGCCTGCAGGGATTTGGCCACCAAGGTGGCCAACAGGGCAGCCATGGCCCgagccagggagctgcaagGCAAGGCTGCCCGTGAtgggacagctcaggaaaacatggtggagctgggtcaggccctgggcagggaggagggggccGAGGTGGTGGCCGGGCATGGAGCCCAGGTGAGGAGAGAGGGCAGGGTGGCTGCCAGCCTGGCAACAAGGGCTACCATGGTGAGAGAGCGGCTGGAGgcggccctggggctgctggagcgctTGGTGGCTGCGTGTGACGAAGCCACCGCGTTCCCCCGGGAGCTGCAGCGCAGGGTTGGGGACATCGAGGCTGCCCTGGAAGGGACAAATGAGGCGTCCCCCGATGTCCCAGAGGACTTGGTGGCCAAGGTGGCCGTGGCCGAGTGGCTGTGGGAGGCCAACGCCCACCTGGTCAAGGATCACCTTTTTGGGACACTTCAAGACATCAAGTTCTATTGCTATGGTGGTCCTGCTAGCCCCAGTGGCTGTGGGGTGGCCGAGCGGTGCCAAAGAGCCATTGAGGACATCCCAAGGCTCCTTCGacccccagagtgtccccagagcATCCGTGATGTGTCCCCAGTGAGCATGGAGCTCCAAGAG gtatcccctccccagctgctggaggctctGGTGTCCGTGGTGGCTACCCTGGGCAAGGTGACAGCCACCGTGACCGGGCCACGCCGGGGCATGCGGCGCTGTGTGCCCCCAAAGTTGCTGCACGCGGCCCTGAGGATCTTCACCTGGAGCCTCCGTAAGGCCCTGGAACACCGTCGTGGCACCTCCATGGGCGAAcctggtgtcccctccctgggccAGGCCCTGGCCACCCTCGGGGCCACCTCTGGGGCCACCTGGGCCGATGTGAGAGCCGCGGGCAGCGCCTGGCGggagttggtgtctgtgtgtgaGGAGAGATGGAAACAGCTGGTTGAGGAGATCACCAAGCTCCGTGATGCCTGCGAGGACGCGGCGCTCGCCTGGGCCAGGGACCAGCAGGACAAGTCCACCCGcagggggacagctggggacaacctggcagccacagcccagcagctcatGGTGGCCCTGGAAGGGGATGAGGAGGCCTCAGTGGGGCCCACACGTGATGCCCAGGTGGCAATGGACACCAGTGAGGCCATGGGAGAGGctgtggtggccaccaggcagGCGAGGGCAACCACCAGGAAGAAACATTGGGCAGAGGTGGCCCTGGAGCCGCTGCAGCGTTTGGTGACAACGTGTGACAAAGCCACTGAGTTTATCAGTTACATGGAGTGCCAGCTCAGGGACATcgaggctgccctggaggggaAACAGGAGGCATCCTCTGATGTCCCCGAGGACTTGGTGGCTGCGGTGGCCAAGTttgagcagctgtgggaggccaGCGCCCGCCTGTTCAAGCATCACctgctggggacacttgggAACATCCACGACCTCCTCTTGAGTCCCTATGGTGGCCGTGGTGGCCACAATGGCCCTGGCAGCCGTGCGGTGGCCGAGCGGTGCCAAAAAGCCATCGAGGACATCCCGAGGCTGCTTCAGGACAGTGACGTCACTGCCACGAGATCATCATGGCAgtga